In the genome of Taurinivorans muris, one region contains:
- a CDS encoding small ribosomal subunit Rsm22 family protein: protein MNKELFTEFDTFTRKGFDVLYPALDELLPMKPSQKKELVYACKDLSRFLTTEREMLSYPYWTNQRLLSAYFHYFMVWNLIRLCRLFPKLDFGTIPQKANFIDLGSGPLTIPLALFLSKKELRQKDITFICTDIAPQPLHIGKNLFEKLRQKLAPECTWKIQTFRAPNHKVLRQIHSPVSLLTMGNVLNESDERKKISSFEQIRQIYAEACRLLDDTGKIFAVEPGTRQGARMIQILRSLTANEIQEEDDENTDFAFDGFENAEAPFQIISPCPSGISCPLKKQCHTQNAWCHFNTKPSHIPHELKELSQKAGLDKDSISLSYLFLAKKAEAEPILKKGESKNKARIISDAFVVPNYRGRARYACHEKGLLLVLDSAGVQTGSLCEVSIPQKIIKDKKSHALLCILKNNSNDAVKELPLAKNTKTNGGAEENAAANNARNKAKHKNKPTPKATTHAHRTKQSNAEDNFTKKKRH, encoded by the coding sequence ATGAATAAAGAACTTTTTACAGAATTTGACACGTTTACCCGAAAAGGGTTTGACGTTCTCTATCCTGCTCTTGACGAGCTCCTCCCCATGAAACCGAGCCAAAAAAAAGAGCTTGTTTACGCATGCAAAGATTTATCCAGATTTTTAACCACGGAAAGGGAAATGCTTTCATACCCCTATTGGACGAACCAACGCCTGCTCTCCGCATATTTCCATTATTTTATGGTTTGGAATTTAATCCGCTTATGCAGACTATTTCCAAAACTGGACTTCGGAACCATTCCCCAAAAAGCGAATTTCATTGACTTGGGCTCAGGACCGCTCACCATTCCTTTAGCTCTTTTCCTCTCGAAAAAAGAATTGCGGCAAAAAGACATCACGTTCATTTGCACCGACATCGCCCCCCAACCCTTGCATATCGGTAAAAATCTGTTTGAAAAACTCCGCCAAAAACTCGCCCCCGAATGCACATGGAAAATCCAAACGTTCCGTGCCCCAAATCATAAAGTACTGCGGCAAATCCATTCTCCGGTTTCACTGCTCACCATGGGCAACGTCCTCAATGAAAGCGATGAACGGAAAAAGATTTCAAGCTTTGAACAAATCAGGCAAATATATGCCGAAGCCTGCCGGCTTCTTGACGATACGGGAAAAATCTTTGCGGTTGAACCGGGAACAAGACAAGGCGCCAGAATGATACAAATTCTGCGTTCCCTCACAGCAAATGAAATACAGGAAGAAGATGATGAAAATACGGATTTTGCCTTTGATGGATTTGAAAACGCAGAAGCCCCTTTTCAAATCATCAGCCCTTGCCCTTCAGGCATATCCTGCCCGCTGAAAAAACAATGCCATACGCAAAATGCATGGTGCCACTTCAACACGAAACCAAGTCATATTCCTCATGAATTGAAAGAACTTTCGCAAAAAGCGGGGCTGGATAAGGATTCCATCAGCCTCTCCTACCTTTTCCTTGCTAAAAAAGCGGAAGCCGAACCTATTCTGAAAAAAGGGGAAAGCAAAAATAAAGCCCGCATCATTTCCGATGCGTTCGTTGTTCCGAACTACCGGGGAAGAGCCCGCTACGCCTGCCATGAAAAAGGGCTTTTGCTCGTTCTTGATTCCGCAGGTGTGCAGACAGGCTCGCTTTGCGAAGTGAGCATTCCCCAAAAAATCATCAAAGATAAAAAATCGCATGCACTTTTATGCATTTTAAAAAATAACTCAAATGATGCCGTAAAAGAATTGCCGCTCGCAAAAAACACCAAAACAAACGGCGGCGCAGAAGAAAATGCGGCAGCAAACAATGCAAGGAACAAAGCCAAACACAAAAATAAGCCGACCCCAAAAGCAACAACCCATGCTCATCGCACTAAACAATCAAACGCAGAGGATAATTTCACAAAGAAGAAAAGACACTAG
- a CDS encoding ASKHA domain-containing protein, with protein MAITIHYQNQVLEIPFETLPKNANASYLFGLPQIMPRPLCTGMGKCGRCKVRYHSDIPELSPLEQTLLNREEQENNIRLACKHPLQDNAVLTVFDDLQQNATRYDLHLEKSNQEKKAILFVDLGTTSIAFEVRSDNAVLTEGKILNPQMFAGADVMARLHYEHFIEKEKPSRLQTVLLEYFQNLCQHLAELNIFIQKIYLAANPAMLALFLGESTKGLLEAPYYLENKGGKTYQFPKLPPLFVPPQLGAFVGADACAGLANILQTYPHLDNFLLADLGTNGEFIHYSKGKIHAASVPLGPALEGVGMRCGSAVHGEGENIILSFSLTPFGLSYACKGEAQFICGAAYLYLLNTLLSANCINRQGLFQDNQHSLSPLGKKIFKNLKETNGEKRLYVTDKLYLCAEDIENILKVKAAFSSAIALFLERNNIENIFLSGALSSHIPLEILENFGFLPKNSKAKTSILGNTSLKGLITYHTKPELIDTVTKLSSAAELIDLTNQKEYDALYIDNMHF; from the coding sequence ATGGCAATAACAATTCATTATCAAAACCAAGTGCTTGAAATTCCGTTTGAAACGCTTCCTAAGAATGCGAATGCAAGCTATTTGTTCGGATTACCGCAAATAATGCCCCGCCCTCTTTGTACCGGCATGGGAAAATGCGGACGCTGCAAAGTCAGATACCATTCGGATATTCCGGAACTGAGCCCGCTTGAACAAACGCTTCTAAACCGGGAAGAGCAGGAAAACAATATCCGTCTGGCTTGCAAGCACCCTTTGCAGGATAACGCGGTATTGACTGTTTTTGATGATTTGCAGCAAAACGCGACCCGATACGATCTGCACCTTGAAAAAAGCAATCAGGAAAAAAAAGCCATATTATTCGTCGACTTGGGAACAACGTCCATAGCGTTTGAAGTCCGAAGCGACAATGCGGTCCTCACGGAAGGAAAAATTTTAAATCCGCAAATGTTCGCAGGAGCGGATGTCATGGCACGGCTCCATTATGAACATTTTATCGAAAAAGAAAAACCGAGCCGCCTGCAAACCGTTTTATTGGAATATTTTCAAAACCTTTGCCAGCACCTTGCGGAACTGAATATTTTTATCCAAAAAATATATCTTGCCGCCAATCCCGCTATGCTGGCATTGTTTCTTGGCGAAAGCACAAAAGGATTGCTGGAAGCACCCTATTATTTAGAAAATAAAGGCGGTAAAACCTATCAATTCCCGAAACTGCCCCCGCTGTTTGTTCCTCCGCAGCTTGGAGCATTTGTCGGAGCTGACGCCTGTGCGGGCTTGGCGAATATTTTGCAAACCTATCCGCATTTGGATAATTTTTTACTTGCAGATTTAGGCACGAACGGAGAATTTATTCATTATTCAAAAGGAAAAATTCATGCCGCAAGCGTTCCGCTCGGACCAGCCCTCGAGGGTGTTGGCATGCGCTGCGGAAGCGCCGTTCACGGCGAAGGTGAAAACATCATTCTTTCTTTTTCTTTGACACCGTTCGGCTTATCCTATGCCTGCAAAGGGGAAGCGCAATTTATCTGCGGGGCTGCCTACTTGTATTTGCTCAATACTCTGTTATCCGCAAACTGCATAAACAGACAGGGCTTATTCCAAGACAATCAACACTCCCTCAGTCCGTTAGGGAAAAAAATTTTTAAAAACTTAAAGGAAACAAACGGCGAAAAACGGCTTTATGTCACTGACAAACTGTATTTATGCGCCGAAGACATTGAAAATATTTTAAAAGTCAAAGCCGCGTTTTCTTCCGCAATAGCATTGTTTTTAGAAAGAAACAACATTGAAAACATATTCCTGTCAGGAGCATTAAGTTCCCATATTCCTTTAGAAATATTGGAAAACTTCGGATTTTTGCCTAAAAACAGCAAAGCGAAAACAAGCATTTTGGGCAATACCTCGCTCAAAGGTCTGATCACCTACCACACAAAACCGGAATTAATCGACACTGTCACAAAACTTTCCAGTGCGGCAGAACTCATTGATTTAACCAACCAAAAAGAATATGATGCCTTATATATTGACAATATGCATTTTTAA
- the fliM gene encoding flagellar motor switch protein FliM: protein MNKFLAQDEVDALLNGLSGGDLEVEAEEENSDGIVLFDLANQDRIIRGRMPVLEIINDRFARLCTNALTNTVRKRVEISPISIDMAKFGEFMRSLPVPTSINIFKMEPLRGNALMIIDARLVFALVENVFGGMGTQSKVEGREFTRIEQAIVDRIIRLALEIMTESWRPVHEVNLELIRSEINPQFASIVPPSDVVVVINYEVELDNSLGSMLVCLPYSTIEPIRSKLNANYQTERLEVDHAWSGRLKDRLMETPVELKIGIGSTQITSNQLLRLKVGDIITLDTDIEQLLPCTVEGVTKYWGIPGIIKANKAFQIVSVDEPRYS, encoded by the coding sequence ATGAACAAATTTCTCGCTCAAGATGAAGTAGATGCGCTTTTGAACGGTTTATCTGGTGGGGATTTGGAAGTTGAAGCGGAAGAAGAAAATTCCGATGGCATTGTTCTTTTCGACCTTGCCAATCAAGATAGAATTATTCGCGGCCGTATGCCTGTTCTGGAAATTATCAACGACAGGTTCGCTCGGCTCTGTACCAATGCCTTAACAAATACTGTGCGCAAACGTGTTGAAATTTCTCCTATTTCTATTGATATGGCTAAATTCGGGGAATTTATGCGTTCGCTTCCCGTGCCTACCAGTATCAATATCTTTAAAATGGAACCGCTGCGCGGCAATGCTTTGATGATTATCGACGCACGTCTTGTTTTCGCCCTTGTTGAAAACGTTTTTGGCGGAATGGGCACGCAGTCTAAGGTTGAAGGGCGTGAATTCACCCGTATAGAACAAGCCATTGTGGATAGGATCATTCGTCTTGCCCTTGAAATTATGACGGAATCATGGCGGCCCGTTCATGAAGTCAATCTTGAGCTTATCCGCTCGGAAATCAACCCCCAATTCGCTTCCATTGTTCCGCCGAGCGATGTGGTGGTTGTTATCAATTACGAAGTGGAACTTGACAATTCCCTCGGCTCCATGCTTGTTTGCCTGCCTTATTCCACGATTGAACCTATCCGCTCCAAATTGAACGCGAACTATCAAACGGAACGTTTGGAAGTCGACCACGCATGGTCCGGCCGTTTAAAAGACAGACTTATGGAAACTCCCGTGGAATTGAAAATCGGCATAGGAAGCACGCAAATCACCAGTAATCAGCTGCTTCGCTTGAAAGTCGGCGATATTATCACGTTGGATACCGATATTGAACAATTATTGCCTTGCACCGTCGAGGGCGTTACCAAATATTGGGGTATACCCGGAATAATAAAGGCTAATAAGGCGTTTCAAATCGTAAGTGTCGACGAACCGAGATATTCATAA
- a CDS encoding biotin carboxylase N-terminal domain-containing protein → MSKQHKVLIANRGEIAVRIIQACCKLGLKFVAVYTQEDIHSGHVKLAKELGDDKSLYRISSYHDANEILSVADTAEATAVHPGYGFFAEDFRFARRVTERNRPLIFLGPSWRVIRELGDKINTKRIARSLNVPTVPGSDRPIYDESEAEKVARTLFDFQLQQGVAKPLVLVKASAGGGGMGIEEIHDLDLFRSIYRRIRNYAMRQFKDDGVLIEQKITNFNHLEVQIIADRTGKNPVHFGTRNCSIQSTGLQKRIEIAPGFAPSTIQYTFDAEKVMRDIIEHSLALARKVNYDSVGTWEWIVTKDGNPFLMEVNTRIQVENGVSAAISRINGKGGIDLIAEQIRTGLGEPLGYTQQDITFDGVGIEYRLIAEDTDNNFTPWVGDIDTFTYEKAPWLSLHTHLPEISKENPYTIPTEFDPNLALGIIWGTDLENAKQQGKEFLNNLTISGSNAQGESLKSNIPFLLKNTDRILKF, encoded by the coding sequence GTGAGCAAACAACATAAAGTCCTCATTGCCAACCGAGGAGAAATAGCAGTCCGAATTATTCAAGCATGCTGCAAACTTGGTTTAAAATTTGTTGCCGTATATACTCAAGAAGATATTCATTCCGGTCATGTTAAACTGGCGAAAGAACTCGGTGACGATAAAAGCCTTTACCGTATCAGCTCCTATCATGACGCCAATGAGATATTAAGCGTTGCCGATACGGCGGAAGCAACGGCTGTTCATCCTGGATACGGCTTTTTTGCTGAAGATTTCCGTTTTGCCCGCCGTGTGACAGAAAGAAACAGACCGCTTATTTTTCTTGGTCCGTCTTGGCGTGTTATCCGTGAACTTGGTGATAAAATCAACACGAAACGTATTGCAAGAAGCCTTAATGTCCCCACGGTTCCTGGCTCCGACCGTCCTATTTATGATGAAAGCGAAGCGGAAAAAGTAGCCCGCACGCTTTTCGATTTCCAGCTACAACAAGGGGTCGCCAAACCGCTTGTCCTTGTCAAAGCCTCAGCAGGCGGCGGCGGAATGGGCATTGAAGAAATACATGACCTTGATTTATTCCGTTCCATTTACAGAAGAATACGAAACTACGCCATGCGCCAGTTTAAGGACGACGGAGTCCTTATTGAACAAAAAATAACCAATTTCAACCACTTGGAAGTACAAATCATTGCGGACAGAACAGGAAAAAATCCGGTTCATTTTGGCACGAGAAACTGTTCCATTCAGTCAACAGGGCTGCAAAAACGTATTGAAATCGCTCCGGGTTTCGCTCCGAGCACTATCCAATATACTTTCGATGCCGAAAAAGTGATGCGTGACATTATTGAACATTCCCTCGCCTTGGCGCGCAAAGTGAATTATGACAGCGTCGGCACATGGGAATGGATAGTGACAAAAGACGGAAATCCGTTTCTTATGGAAGTCAATACCCGCATTCAGGTTGAAAACGGCGTTTCCGCCGCTATTTCACGCATAAACGGCAAAGGCGGCATCGACCTTATCGCCGAACAAATCAGAACGGGGCTTGGCGAACCGTTAGGGTACACCCAGCAAGATATCACCTTTGACGGAGTCGGAATTGAATATCGCCTCATTGCCGAAGATACTGACAATAATTTCACCCCTTGGGTAGGCGATATCGACACATTCACGTATGAAAAAGCTCCTTGGCTTTCCCTGCACACCCATTTGCCTGAAATAAGCAAAGAAAATCCCTACACTATCCCTACGGAATTCGACCCCAACTTGGCCCTTGGCATTATTTGGGGAACCGACCTTGAAAACGCCAAGCAGCAGGGAAAGGAATTTCTGAACAACCTTACCATATCAGGAAGCAACGCCCAAGGTGAAAGCCTGAAATCCAATATTCCTTTTCTATTGAAAAACACTGACCGCATATTGAAATTTTAA
- a CDS encoding glutaredoxin family protein has translation MAATYLLVIIGFLLIIFGIFYFKSKRIKDEPIEDILSRLTQEEQTLYKMALKPENVPNTFIYALSTCHHCKKTREFLDENSVPYTIIYIDKYPKQLYKNLLDRLKIYNPRGSYPTIRLANGQIITGFREHALREALIK, from the coding sequence GTGGCTGCAACATACTTATTGGTTATCATAGGATTTCTTCTTATTATATTCGGCATTTTTTATTTCAAAAGCAAAAGGATAAAAGATGAGCCGATTGAAGACATTTTAAGCCGGCTGACTCAGGAAGAGCAAACCCTTTATAAAATGGCGCTCAAACCTGAAAATGTTCCGAACACCTTTATTTACGCCCTTTCCACATGCCACCACTGCAAAAAGACAAGGGAATTTTTAGATGAAAACTCCGTTCCCTATACCATTATTTATATAGATAAGTACCCGAAACAACTTTATAAAAACTTATTGGACAGATTAAAAATCTATAATCCCAGAGGTTCTTATCCCACAATACGTCTTGCAAACGGACAAATCATCACCGGTTTCAGAGAACATGCACTTAGGGAGGCTTTAATAAAATGA
- a CDS encoding ferredoxin-thioredoxin reductase catalytic domain-containing protein: MSPEELYALLKKEEEKGYYLHKNYQHCMDIIQSLLDNLENYGYLNCPCRLANGDAEKDKHNICPCSYRNIDVKEFGACYCHLFVSETHKDNENFFPEIEDRDNSH, encoded by the coding sequence ATGAGCCCGGAAGAACTTTACGCGCTTTTAAAAAAGGAAGAGGAAAAAGGCTATTATCTCCACAAAAATTATCAGCACTGCATGGACATCATACAAAGCTTGCTGGATAATCTCGAAAATTACGGATACTTGAATTGCCCCTGCCGTCTTGCCAATGGCGATGCGGAAAAAGACAAACACAATATTTGTCCCTGTTCTTACAGAAATATCGATGTCAAGGAATTTGGCGCTTGCTATTGCCACTTGTTCGTCAGTGAAACGCATAAAGACAATGAAAACTTTTTCCCTGAAATCGAAGATAGGGACAATTCCCATTAA